One Halarcobacter ebronensis genomic window carries:
- a CDS encoding ABC transporter ATP-binding protein yields the protein MSTILEVKNLTIKDRNRDLTIVENINFTLNNKEILGIVGKSGSGKSLLCKALLQILPATFKKEGVIKFNNSDENFILGRDVSVIWQDALNAFDPLCTIKEHMCESFLYKIDKNEAQKISLSLLKRVGITDCKRTFFSYPNELSGGELQRVMIAIALLQETKLIIADEPTSSLDLITQKQIIDLIKELNKTLIFVTHDLALISKIAHKILILNNGKVEEYGVSNEVFATPKTSYTKDLLLKRERLSKRFLECLK from the coding sequence TTGAGCACTATCCTAGAAGTAAAAAATCTAACTATAAAAGATAGAAATAGAGACTTAACTATAGTAGAAAATATAAACTTTACCCTAAATAATAAAGAGATATTAGGAATTGTAGGAAAGAGTGGAAGTGGAAAATCTCTACTTTGTAAAGCTCTTCTTCAAATACTTCCTGCAACTTTTAAAAAAGAAGGTGTAATAAAATTTAACAATTCAGATGAAAACTTTATTTTAGGTAGAGATGTCTCTGTTATTTGGCAAGATGCATTAAATGCCTTTGATCCCCTTTGTACAATTAAAGAGCATATGTGTGAAAGTTTTTTATATAAGATTGATAAAAATGAGGCTCAAAAAATAAGCCTCTCTTTATTAAAAAGAGTTGGTATAACAGATTGCAAAAGAACTTTTTTTAGTTATCCAAATGAGTTAAGTGGTGGAGAGTTACAAAGAGTTATGATTGCAATTGCCTTACTTCAAGAAACTAAACTTATAATTGCTGATGAACCGACTTCGTCTTTGGATTTAATAACTCAAAAACAGATTATAGATTTAATAAAAGAGTTAAACAAAACACTAATTTTTGTTACTCATGATTTAGCACTTATCTCAAAAATTGCACATAAAATTCTAATTTTAAATAATGGTAAAGTTGAAGAGTATGGTGTATCAAATGAAGTTTTCGCCACTCCTAAAACTTCCTATACAAAAGATCTTCTTTTAAAAAGAGAAAGATTATCTAAAAGGTTTTTAGAATGCTTAAAATAG
- a CDS encoding c-type cytochrome produces MKQILIILTLLNALYADYKELLFNGNCITCHRTDELNKSAPTIIEIRKRYIEVFPKKEEFVKHLSQWVYRPNEEKSIMQKAIQEYKLMPELGYDIDTLEQIAEFIYEKEFM; encoded by the coding sequence ATGAAACAGATACTAATTATTTTAACTCTACTTAATGCCCTTTATGCAGATTATAAAGAGCTTCTTTTTAATGGTAATTGTATTACTTGTCATAGGACAGATGAACTAAATAAATCTGCACCAACTATTATTGAAATTAGAAAAAGATATATTGAAGTATTCCCCAAAAAAGAGGAGTTTGTTAAACATTTAAGTCAATGGGTTTATAGACCAAATGAAGAGAAATCTATAATGCAAAAGGCTATACAAGAGTATAAACTTATGCCTGAGTTGGGTTATGATATAGATACTTTAGAGCAGATTGCTGAGTTTATTTACGAAAAAGAGTTTATGTAG
- a CDS encoding LysE family translocator produces the protein MSEYSFLLAIAVVFIFGSMSPGPSFILVAKTAVSRPLNEGIGISIGLALGAVFFTILAILGLYALFEAVPFLYALFKILGGLYLLYLAYQILKHSNEPLEMNMKLEKNSKGFLKALVFGFLTQISNPKTAIILGSIFAALLPKTMPEYGEILLCLLAFTIDAFWYCIVVFLLSTKKSQKVYLRFKKYIDRVAGSLLAVLGLKLAID, from the coding sequence ATGTCAGAGTATTCATTTTTATTGGCAATTGCAGTTGTATTTATTTTTGGAAGTATGAGTCCAGGTCCTAGTTTTATTTTAGTTGCAAAAACTGCAGTATCAAGACCTCTTAATGAAGGTATAGGTATCTCTATAGGTTTGGCTTTAGGTGCTGTATTTTTTACAATTTTAGCAATTTTAGGACTATATGCACTATTTGAAGCAGTACCTTTTTTATATGCACTTTTTAAAATATTAGGGGGCTTATATCTTCTTTATTTAGCTTATCAAATTTTAAAACACTCAAATGAACCTTTAGAGATGAATATGAAATTAGAAAAAAACTCAAAGGGTTTTTTAAAAGCTTTGGTTTTTGGTTTTTTAACACAAATTAGTAATCCAAAAACAGCAATTATTTTAGGTTCAATTTTTGCAGCACTTTTGCCAAAAACTATGCCTGAATACGGAGAAATATTACTTTGCCTTTTAGCTTTTACTATAGATGCTTTTTGGTACTGTATTGTAGTATTTTTACTCTCTACAAAAAAATCTCAGAAAGTCTACTTACGATTTAAAAAATATATAGATAGAGTTGCCGGAAGTTTGTTGGCTGTTTTAGGTCTTAAGTTGGCAATTGATTAA
- a CDS encoding ABC transporter ATP-binding protein, whose translation MLKIENVYKMYNKNSIALKNINFNVKRGDTVGIIGESGSGKSSLGKLILGLDRVTKGKILIENKDSSSWHKNNLGEVSFVFQNYKESLNPFFTIEESIQEIFWKEKKRTKSELESFLKMINLEKIILSRFPHELSGGELQRIAILRALLTDPTLLVLDEALNALDISNQILITNLLKKKKEKKAMTTILISHDLEIATMFCDKLIILKEGELIEILNSDFLKDAKHSYTKTLLDAVIPLNLD comes from the coding sequence ATGCTTAAAATAGAAAATGTTTATAAAATGTATAATAAAAATAGTATAGCCTTAAAAAATATAAATTTTAATGTAAAAAGAGGAGATACCGTTGGAATAATAGGTGAGAGTGGAAGTGGAAAAAGCTCTTTAGGAAAATTGATTTTAGGGCTGGATAGAGTTACAAAAGGTAAAATCTTAATAGAGAATAAAGACTCTTCTTCATGGCACAAAAACAATTTAGGAGAAGTAAGCTTTGTATTTCAAAATTACAAAGAGTCTCTAAATCCTTTTTTTACAATAGAAGAGTCCATCCAAGAGATATTTTGGAAAGAAAAAAAGAGAACAAAAAGTGAGTTGGAATCTTTTTTAAAAATGATCAATTTAGAAAAAATTATTTTAAGTAGATTTCCCCATGAATTAAGTGGAGGAGAATTACAAAGAATAGCTATTTTAAGAGCTTTGTTAACAGATCCTACCCTTCTTGTTTTAGATGAAGCTTTAAATGCTTTAGATATATCAAACCAAATTTTAATAACTAATCTTTTGAAAAAGAAAAAAGAAAAAAAAGCTATGACAACAATACTAATCAGCCATGATTTGGAAATTGCAACAATGTTCTGTGATAAATTGATTATCCTAAAAGAAGGAGAGTTAATAGAGATATTAAACAGCGATTTTTTAAAAGATGCCAAACACTCATATACAAAAACATTGTTAGATGCAGTGATTCCATTAAATTTAGACTAA
- the trxA gene encoding thioredoxin — protein sequence MSKYIELDQNSIEDTVSSGISLVDFWAPWCGPCRMIAPAIEQLAQEFEGKAKICKVNTEIEQELTVKYGIRSIPTILFFKDGEIVDHVIGATTKAALADKLNGLL from the coding sequence ATGTCAAAATATATTGAACTAGATCAAAATAGTATAGAAGATACTGTAAGTAGTGGCATTAGTTTAGTTGACTTTTGGGCTCCTTGGTGCGGTCCTTGTAGAATGATTGCTCCTGCAATTGAACAATTAGCACAAGAGTTTGAGGGAAAAGCAAAAATTTGTAAAGTTAATACTGAAATTGAACAAGAGTTAACAGTTAAGTATGGAATTAGATCAATTCCTACCATTCTGTTTTTTAAAGATGGAGAGATAGTTGATCATGTAATTGGAGCTACAACAAAAGCAGCCCTTGCTGATAAACTTAATGGTTTATTATAA
- the opp1C gene encoding nickel/cobalt ABC transporter permease produces the protein MRKDFLNKLFKEPLSLISILFILITIILGIFAPFFAPNNPYEPNLINKLQSFSLQYPLGTDYLGRCIASRLIYGIRITLFYSFLAMTITVSIGLFFGLLASFFKKSSDYILRVCDIMLTFPSELIMITIVGVLGTGIENIIIANIVAKIAWYTRMTYIFTEKHVNKNYIQFAKLMGTPSKTILKKHLLPLIISDIIMLATLNIGTVILSISALSFLGLGVQAPSCEWGIMLNEAKNVMSISPFQMIAPGVMILFSVAAFNFLGDSIRDALDPNFYRIEKEKI, from the coding sequence ATGAGAAAAGATTTTTTAAATAAACTCTTCAAAGAGCCTCTTAGCCTAATCTCAATACTTTTTATATTAATAACCATAATCTTAGGAATTTTTGCACCTTTTTTTGCACCAAATAATCCCTATGAACCTAACTTAATAAATAAACTTCAATCTTTTAGTTTACAATACCCTTTAGGAACAGATTATCTAGGTAGATGCATCGCCTCAAGATTAATCTATGGAATAAGAATTACCCTTTTTTATTCATTTCTTGCTATGACAATTACTGTATCTATTGGTCTATTTTTTGGTCTTTTAGCAAGTTTTTTTAAAAAAAGTAGTGACTATATATTAAGAGTGTGTGATATTATGTTAACTTTTCCTAGTGAATTGATTATGATTACAATTGTAGGTGTATTGGGAACTGGTATAGAGAATATTATTATTGCAAACATAGTTGCAAAGATTGCTTGGTATACTAGAATGACCTATATTTTTACAGAAAAACATGTAAATAAAAATTATATACAATTTGCAAAACTTATGGGGACCCCTTCAAAAACCATACTTAAAAAACATCTTTTGCCTCTTATAATAAGCGATATAATAATGCTTGCAACACTAAACATTGGAACTGTAATCTTAAGTATTTCTGCTTTATCTTTTTTAGGTTTAGGTGTACAGGCCCCTAGTTGTGAATGGGGAATAATGTTAAATGAAGCAAAAAATGTAATGAGTATATCTCCTTTTCAGATGATAGCGCCAGGAGTTATGATTCTTTTTAGTGTTGCTGCTTTTAACTTTTTAGGAGATAGTATTAGAGATGCTTTAGATCCAAACTTTTATAGGATTGAAAAGGAGAAGATTTGA
- a CDS encoding GNAT family N-acetyltransferase: MINEIDFKYVTPDLEKQTKDFIIGEYIKHYDTYFPKSQYEILYKKMDLLLLKRSHNAFFIAQYKNKTIGAISICEYDNRIKALQKRYLNRNIAEVGRCYIEESFRKKGIGSKLFELAYDFAKNKEYESLYLHTQYFLPGGYQFWNKMGFYNTLDEKDYLQTVHMERKVNPF; encoded by the coding sequence ATGATAAATGAAATTGATTTTAAATATGTAACACCAGACTTAGAAAAACAGACAAAAGATTTTATTATTGGGGAGTATATAAAACATTATGATACTTATTTTCCTAAATCTCAATATGAAATTTTATACAAAAAAATGGATTTACTTTTATTAAAAAGAAGCCATAATGCTTTTTTTATTGCCCAATATAAAAATAAAACTATAGGAGCGATAAGTATTTGTGAATATGATAATCGTATTAAAGCTTTACAAAAAAGATATCTAAATAGAAATATTGCAGAAGTGGGAAGATGTTATATAGAAGAGAGTTTTAGAAAAAAAGGGATTGGCTCAAAACTCTTTGAATTAGCCTATGATTTTGCCAAAAATAAAGAATATGAAAGCCTCTATTTACATACACAGTACTTTTTGCCAGGAGGTTATCAATTTTGGAATAAAATGGGTTTTTACAATACATTAGATGAAAAAGACTATCTTCAAACTGTACATATGGAGAGAAAAGTAAACCCATTTTAA
- a CDS encoding peroxiredoxin, whose protein sequence is MLVTKKAPDFTATAVLADGQIVEDFNLYKNIGKKGAVLFFWPLDFTFVCPSEIIAFSKRVEEFESRGIQVIGCSVDSEFSHFAWRETPVENGGIGRVKFPMVADKTKQISRDYDVLFGESVALRGSFLIDKDGTIRHAVINDLPLGRNIDEMIRMVDTMIFTNEHGEVCPAGWTKGDEGMKASTAGVAEYLGKHEANL, encoded by the coding sequence ATGTTAGTAACAAAAAAAGCTCCAGATTTTACAGCAACAGCTGTATTAGCAGATGGTCAAATCGTTGAAGATTTTAATTTATATAAAAATATTGGTAAAAAAGGTGCAGTATTATTTTTCTGGCCATTAGATTTTACATTTGTTTGCCCATCAGAAATTATTGCTTTTTCAAAAAGAGTTGAAGAGTTTGAATCAAGAGGTATTCAAGTTATAGGTTGTTCTGTTGATTCAGAGTTTTCACACTTTGCTTGGAGAGAAACACCAGTAGAAAATGGTGGTATCGGAAGAGTTAAATTCCCAATGGTTGCAGATAAAACTAAACAAATTTCAAGAGACTATGATGTTCTTTTTGGAGAATCAGTTGCATTAAGAGGATCTTTTTTAATAGACAAAGATGGAACAATTAGACATGCAGTTATCAATGACTTACCATTAGGAAGAAATATTGATGAAATGATTAGAATGGTTGATACTATGATTTTTACTAATGAACATGGTGAAGTTTGTCCTGCTGGTTGGACTAAAGGTGACGAAGGTATGAAAGCTTCAACTGCTGGTGTTGCTGAATACTTGGGAAAACACGAAGCAAATTTATAA
- a CDS encoding phosphodiesterase encodes MTIVQVSDTHIKANDQLAYNKVDTVKALIKCVNHINNLKPKPDFVMFSGDITDSGSKEEYKIFKNIVTSLEIPFYIIPGNHDNRDNLRESFKEYGWYKDGEFLHFSLENFPLRVIGLDSIVLEKPYGALCEKRLNWLDEKLKEFPSKETLLFVHHPPIEIGIEHIDKLNLSKGSKELKEIFEKNSQVVALACGHVHRTTCSLWGRVLVTTAASSSHQFTLDLKEGAAANFILEPPSVALHHYNNKRVTTHVSFIEKFEGPYPLE; translated from the coding sequence ATGACTATTGTACAAGTCTCTGATACTCATATTAAAGCTAATGACCAATTAGCATATAATAAAGTAGATACAGTTAAAGCACTTATAAAGTGTGTTAATCATATAAATAACTTAAAACCAAAACCTGATTTTGTTATGTTTTCAGGAGATATAACTGATAGTGGTAGCAAAGAAGAGTATAAGATTTTTAAAAATATAGTTACTTCTCTTGAGATTCCTTTTTATATAATTCCTGGAAACCATGATAACAGAGATAATCTACGAGAGAGTTTTAAAGAGTATGGTTGGTATAAGGATGGTGAATTCCTTCATTTTAGCCTTGAAAATTTTCCTTTAAGAGTTATTGGTTTAGACTCTATTGTTTTAGAAAAACCTTATGGTGCTTTGTGTGAGAAAAGATTAAATTGGCTTGATGAAAAGTTAAAAGAGTTTCCTTCTAAAGAGACACTACTTTTTGTTCATCATCCTCCAATTGAGATAGGAATAGAACATATAGATAAACTAAATCTTTCAAAAGGTTCAAAAGAGTTAAAAGAGATTTTTGAAAAAAATTCTCAAGTTGTTGCACTTGCTTGTGGGCATGTGCATCGTACAACTTGTAGTTTATGGGGTAGGGTTTTAGTTACAACAGCAGCTTCATCATCTCATCAATTTACACTTGATTTAAAAGAGGGTGCAGCAGCAAATTTTATACTTGAACCACCTTCTGTTGCATTGCATCATTACAATAATAAAAGAGTTACAACCCATGTAAGTTTTATAGAAAAGTTTGAGGGACCTTATCCTTTAGAATAG
- a CDS encoding diguanylate cyclase codes for MKKITFLKILLLFFIPISLLSIDFTEEEKEFISNNKNIKVALMPDFSPFSFIEDNKIIGFEQDLLSLLSQKSGLNFVNNYGVWNKILYKFKTKQVDMIASISYKEEREPYTLYTKPYYEIPIMIFVRDTFGEYKNLDSLKGKKVGILKDVFYYKELKEMNSMNLVVYETYEEITQALVFGKIDALIQNLPNINYLIKKNLYTNLKLAGELKLPDIKKEDLRFGIREDKPILHSIIQKSLNAIQKYEWDVLIDRWIDVKYNLGHKKYTSLTINESKYLKEKKDITMCIDPDLMPYEGFDKNGNYTGISADYYKLFEDMLSIKFIPIKTNSWSQTLQFAKEKKCDIVSLIMETPQRREYLNFTTPYLTIPLVLTTKLDKPFINNFKDLAGKKVGITKGYAYVELFKKEYPNINIIEVNNVKDGLEKVNKDELYAYLGTLVTVGYNLQQDYIGKLKISGTMSEDIKLGIGVRNDDPKLLNILQKSVNSITSEQHRGIINKWLSIKYEKKPDYSLFWKTLLIAIIFISFFGYWNRKISKTNKLLKEAKKEIEQKNMELQRLAITDKLTDIYNRARLDELLDREIERSKRFNHTFGIIFFDIDYFKKVNDTFGHQAGDDVLVEITTKIGELIRKTDIIGRWGGEEFLIICPETQKEAVEIIAENIRKHIEEHKFPKISNLTISLGVTVYTPEDSVTTIVKRVDDALYEAKKGGRNRVVFN; via the coding sequence ATGAAAAAAATAACATTTTTAAAAATATTATTACTATTTTTTATTCCTATTTCACTGCTTTCAATTGATTTTACCGAAGAAGAAAAAGAGTTTATTTCAAATAATAAAAATATTAAAGTTGCCCTTATGCCAGATTTCTCACCTTTTTCTTTTATTGAAGATAATAAAATTATAGGTTTTGAGCAAGATCTTCTCTCTTTATTATCACAAAAAAGTGGTCTTAATTTTGTAAATAATTATGGGGTTTGGAATAAAATCCTTTATAAATTTAAAACAAAACAAGTTGATATGATTGCAAGTATCTCATATAAAGAGGAGAGGGAACCTTATACACTATATACTAAACCTTATTATGAGATCCCTATTATGATTTTTGTTAGAGACACTTTTGGTGAATATAAAAACTTAGATAGCCTAAAGGGTAAAAAAGTTGGTATTTTAAAAGATGTCTTTTATTATAAAGAGCTAAAAGAGATGAATAGTATGAATCTTGTTGTTTATGAAACCTATGAAGAGATTACCCAAGCTTTGGTTTTTGGAAAAATTGATGCGCTAATCCAAAACCTTCCAAATATCAACTATCTAATCAAAAAAAATCTTTATACAAATCTGAAATTAGCTGGTGAATTAAAACTTCCAGATATAAAAAAAGAGGATTTACGATTTGGAATTAGAGAAGATAAACCAATTCTTCACTCTATTATACAAAAGAGTTTAAATGCTATACAAAAATATGAGTGGGATGTTCTAATTGATAGATGGATAGATGTAAAGTATAATTTGGGACATAAAAAATATACCTCATTGACAATAAATGAGAGTAAATATTTAAAAGAGAAAAAAGATATAACAATGTGTATTGACCCAGATTTAATGCCCTATGAAGGGTTTGATAAAAATGGGAATTATACAGGGATAAGTGCAGATTATTATAAACTCTTTGAAGATATGCTCTCTATTAAATTTATCCCTATTAAAACCAATTCTTGGAGTCAAACTTTACAGTTTGCAAAAGAGAAAAAATGTGATATTGTTTCTCTAATCATGGAAACACCCCAAAGAAGAGAATATCTTAATTTTACAACTCCTTATTTAACTATTCCTCTTGTTTTAACTACAAAACTTGATAAACCTTTTATTAATAATTTTAAAGATTTAGCAGGTAAAAAAGTTGGAATTACAAAAGGTTATGCTTATGTGGAACTATTTAAAAAAGAGTATCCTAATATAAATATAATTGAAGTTAACAATGTAAAAGATGGATTAGAAAAAGTTAACAAAGATGAACTTTATGCTTACCTTGGAACACTTGTTACAGTTGGTTATAATCTCCAACAAGATTATATTGGTAAATTAAAAATATCAGGAACAATGAGTGAAGATATAAAACTTGGTATTGGGGTAAGAAATGATGACCCAAAACTACTTAATATCTTGCAAAAAAGTGTAAATAGTATCACTTCTGAACAACACAGAGGGATAATCAATAAATGGTTATCTATAAAATATGAAAAAAAACCAGACTATTCATTATTTTGGAAAACACTTCTAATTGCAATCATTTTTATTTCATTTTTTGGATACTGGAATAGAAAAATCTCAAAAACAAATAAACTTTTAAAAGAAGCAAAAAAAGAGATTGAGCAAAAAAATATGGAACTTCAAAGACTTGCCATAACAGATAAACTAACAGATATTTATAATAGAGCTAGACTGGATGAACTCTTAGATAGAGAGATTGAAAGAAGTAAAAGATTTAACCACACTTTTGGAATAATCTTTTTTGATATTGATTACTTTAAAAAAGTCAATGATACCTTTGGACACCAAGCAGGAGATGATGTCCTTGTTGAAATTACAACAAAAATAGGTGAGCTTATTAGAAAAACCGATATTATTGGAAGATGGGGTGGAGAAGAGTTTTTAATTATCTGCCCAGAAACACAAAAAGAGGCAGTGGAAATAATTGCAGAAAATATTAGAAAACATATAGAAGAACATAAATTTCCAAAAATATCTAATCTTACTATTAGTTTAGGAGTTACAGTATATACACCAGAAGATAGTGTAACAACTATTGTTAAAAGAGTCGATGATGCTTTATATGAAGCTAAAAAAGGCGGAAGAAACAGAGTAGTTTTCAACTAA
- the opp1B gene encoding nickel/cobalt ABC transporter permease, producing MKSKYIQNLIVKRIVTLPLLLLLISFGSFFLANLSPSDPAEVTLRVNDIVPTKEAIEETRKELGLDRPFLEQYMTWVSNIVLKGDFGFSYESKKSVLKELLQATPITFYLTIFALGLIVFFSFFFGILCAVYENHWFDKTIRSLIFITTATPSFWLGLLLIWFFSLKLNLLPSGGYDSIYSLILPAFTLAITYISTFIRIIRNSLIEIKDAPFIIYAKLRGLKKSKILKHQIKNIIPPFIVALNMSIPRLFAGTIIVENVFGLPGLGRICIQAIFNRDFPIIQTYILFMAILFIVFNLIADLWIVIKDPRKRV from the coding sequence TTGAAGAGTAAATATATTCAGAACTTAATAGTAAAAAGAATAGTTACGTTACCTCTCTTATTACTATTAATCTCTTTTGGTTCATTTTTTTTAGCTAATTTGTCACCAAGTGATCCAGCGGAGGTTACACTTAGAGTCAATGATATTGTTCCTACAAAAGAAGCAATTGAAGAAACAAGAAAAGAATTAGGCTTAGATAGACCTTTTTTGGAGCAATACATGACTTGGGTGTCAAATATTGTTTTAAAAGGAGATTTTGGATTTAGTTATGAATCAAAAAAGAGTGTATTAAAAGAATTATTACAGGCTACTCCTATAACTTTTTATCTTACAATTTTTGCTTTAGGATTAATAGTATTTTTTAGTTTTTTCTTTGGAATTCTTTGTGCAGTTTATGAAAATCATTGGTTTGATAAAACAATAAGGAGTCTTATCTTTATTACAACAGCAACTCCAAGTTTTTGGTTAGGATTACTTCTTATTTGGTTTTTTTCCCTTAAGCTTAATCTTTTACCCTCAGGAGGCTATGATTCAATATATTCATTAATCTTGCCAGCTTTTACTTTGGCAATTACCTATATATCAACTTTTATAAGAATAATAAGAAATTCGCTAATAGAGATAAAAGATGCTCCTTTTATAATCTATGCAAAACTAAGAGGATTGAAAAAAAGTAAAATATTAAAACACCAAATTAAAAATATCATACCCCCTTTTATTGTGGCTTTAAATATGTCAATACCTAGACTATTTGCAGGAACTATTATTGTTGAAAATGTTTTTGGATTGCCAGGACTAGGAAGAATCTGTATACAAGCAATTTTTAATAGAGACTTTCCCATAATCCAAACATATATTCTTTTTATGGCAATTCTTTTTATAGTTTTTAATCTAATAGCAGATCTTTGGATTGTAATAAAAGATCCAAGAAAAAGAGTATAA